In Rhodothermus profundi, the following are encoded in one genomic region:
- a CDS encoding family 20 glycosylhydrolase — protein MDILRSLLLTGLLPALVLAQHPSRFTIYWSVLTNQDNGQALWELTLVNQDTVALPASGWTLYFNFMRPILPESAPPSVQLTHLNGDFYRLDPTEAFTPLLPGARRTLSFASRGPLIKVMDAPSGFYFVFRDSAGTPLPPVSVRDVRALPFASEFQTRRHPADRVPVPTPAWRYYQNASLHLLPPDSLIPVVPTPRLLVHQPGHWTLDRSATIAYEPTLIQEATFLADALAPLLGTRLRLEEGGFSTATIRLRLGAVLLPEGSTHAEAYHLKVDPNTGITITGADAAGVFYGIQTLRQLIDPVFYRQSADTIPIPALEIRDAPRFSYRGLHLDVARNFQPKEVVLRLLDLMALYKLNRFHFHLTDDEGWRLEIRGLPELTEIGGCRGHTETEQDCLVPSHGSGPVAGQPPGSGFYSREDFLEILRYATSRHIEVIPEIDVPGHARAAIKAMEARYARLKEAGRPESEAAAYRLVDPADTSTYRSVQGWNDNVINVCLPSTYRFLEKVISELQQLYQEAGAPLRVVHTGGDEVPRGVWTGSPACQALMQAENIEDPAALQDYFLERLHQMLTRKGLRLAGWEEVGLTAVDENGRRVHRPHPRFRDRGFLIYAWNNIWGSGAEDHAYRLANAGYDVVLSLASNLYFDLAYSKHPEEGGLYWAGFVSTDAPYRMEPFHLFQGPIQHWLGRPLPPEAFARHERLTLQGQSHIVGLQGQLWGETLRTPARVFYMAVPRMLALAERAWAKRPAWSQIADPEPRQRALQNAWNEFANRLGQRELPRLDALYQGTVPYRLPPPGAVIENGYLKANAALPGLTIRYTLDGSDPTATSPLYTGPVLLKGHGEVRLRTFDTTGRGSRTTRLVY, from the coding sequence ATGGATATCCTTCGGAGTCTGCTGCTGACTGGCCTACTGCCCGCGCTGGTGCTCGCTCAGCATCCCTCACGCTTTACCATCTACTGGAGCGTGCTGACCAATCAAGACAATGGCCAGGCCCTGTGGGAACTAACGCTGGTCAACCAAGACACCGTAGCGCTCCCCGCTTCAGGTTGGACGCTCTACTTCAATTTTATGCGTCCAATTCTCCCCGAAAGCGCGCCCCCTTCCGTGCAGCTTACGCACCTCAACGGAGACTTCTACCGTCTCGACCCCACCGAGGCGTTCACGCCACTGCTGCCAGGCGCGCGTCGCACGCTGTCGTTTGCATCGCGAGGACCGCTGATTAAAGTGATGGACGCTCCCTCTGGCTTCTACTTTGTCTTTCGGGACTCCGCGGGAACCCCGCTGCCGCCTGTATCGGTCCGAGACGTGCGCGCGCTTCCCTTTGCGTCAGAGTTTCAAACGCGGCGACATCCTGCGGACCGCGTTCCCGTACCCACACCGGCCTGGCGCTATTACCAGAACGCTTCACTTCACCTGCTGCCCCCAGACAGCCTGATTCCCGTCGTCCCTACCCCCCGCCTTCTGGTGCACCAGCCAGGACACTGGACGCTCGATCGCTCAGCAACCATTGCCTACGAGCCGACACTGATCCAAGAAGCCACCTTCCTGGCCGATGCACTAGCACCGCTGCTGGGCACGCGACTTCGTTTAGAGGAAGGCGGCTTCTCAACCGCTACGATCCGTCTACGCCTTGGCGCCGTGCTACTACCGGAGGGGTCCACCCATGCTGAGGCCTACCATTTGAAAGTAGACCCCAACACCGGCATCACGATTACCGGTGCCGATGCGGCCGGCGTCTTCTACGGCATCCAGACGCTGCGCCAGCTCATCGATCCGGTCTTCTACAGACAATCTGCTGATACCATCCCAATTCCTGCTCTGGAAATCCGCGACGCCCCTCGGTTTAGCTACCGCGGTCTGCATCTTGATGTGGCCCGTAACTTTCAACCTAAAGAGGTGGTGCTTCGGCTTCTCGATCTGATGGCGCTCTACAAGCTGAATCGTTTTCACTTCCATCTGACCGACGATGAGGGCTGGCGCCTGGAAATCAGGGGCCTGCCAGAGCTAACCGAAATAGGTGGCTGCCGCGGCCATACTGAAACGGAACAGGATTGCCTGGTACCCTCGCACGGCTCTGGACCTGTTGCCGGCCAGCCCCCGGGAAGCGGCTTCTATAGCCGAGAAGACTTCCTCGAAATCTTGCGCTACGCCACCAGCCGGCATATCGAAGTCATCCCGGAAATCGACGTGCCCGGCCACGCCCGCGCAGCCATTAAAGCCATGGAAGCACGCTACGCGCGGCTAAAGGAAGCAGGCCGCCCTGAATCCGAAGCAGCTGCCTACCGACTGGTCGACCCGGCCGACACTTCTACTTATCGCTCTGTGCAGGGGTGGAACGATAACGTAATCAATGTCTGCCTGCCGTCTACCTACCGTTTCCTAGAAAAGGTAATCAGCGAGCTACAACAGCTCTACCAGGAGGCAGGCGCTCCGCTCCGCGTGGTGCATACAGGCGGCGACGAGGTGCCCCGCGGCGTCTGGACCGGCTCCCCTGCCTGCCAGGCTCTGATGCAGGCCGAAAACATCGAAGATCCAGCCGCACTGCAGGACTACTTTCTGGAACGTCTCCACCAGATGCTCACCCGCAAAGGATTGCGTCTGGCCGGCTGGGAAGAAGTCGGGCTAACGGCCGTCGACGAAAACGGTCGGCGCGTGCACCGCCCCCATCCGCGCTTTCGCGATCGAGGTTTTCTGATCTATGCCTGGAACAACATCTGGGGCAGTGGGGCCGAAGATCACGCTTACCGACTCGCCAACGCGGGCTATGATGTGGTGCTTTCGCTGGCCTCCAACCTCTATTTTGATCTGGCTTATTCCAAGCATCCTGAAGAAGGCGGTCTCTACTGGGCCGGGTTCGTGAGCACAGACGCCCCCTATCGGATGGAGCCTTTCCACCTGTTTCAGGGGCCAATCCAACACTGGCTCGGCCGCCCCTTACCCCCTGAAGCGTTTGCCCGTCACGAACGTCTGACGCTCCAGGGCCAATCCCACATTGTAGGCCTGCAGGGGCAACTCTGGGGCGAGACGCTCCGCACACCAGCCCGCGTCTTCTACATGGCTGTGCCCCGAATGCTCGCGCTGGCCGAACGCGCTTGGGCCAAACGTCCGGCCTGGAGTCAGATAGCCGATCCAGAACCCCGACAGCGAGCGTTGCAGAACGCCTGGAATGAATTTGCGAACCGACTGGGGCAGCGCGAGCTGCCTCGCCTGGATGCGCTATATCAGGGCACTGTGCCTTACCGCCTGCCTCCTCCGGGGGCCGTGATTGAAAATGGATATCTAAAGGCCAACGCTGCGCTTCCAGGCCTGACGATTCGCTACACGCTGGACGGAAGTGATCCCACAGCAACTTCTCCGCTATATACCGGACCGGTACTCCTTAAAGGCCACGGCGAAGTTCGCCTGCGCACTTTCGACACAACCGGCCGCGGAAGCCGCACGACACGCCTCGTCTACTGA
- a CDS encoding SusD/RagB family nutrient-binding outer membrane lipoprotein — translation MYRNKAMNRTRLLRWQESLLFLLVAALVASCDALSDFGNMNVDPTQASTIDPGMQFTTLQLSAAGTRYETWRVNLIYASGIVQHLTQTWWAGDKYTFNEDWATSFWRKTYGGALGVTWRADVKNLEDLLARLRQMKEEGEPVDNKIAATRILRVYIYHRVTDTYGDTPYFEAGKGFLEGNYTPRYDPQQEIYMDMLKELEEAVAQFDPNQPTYGSADLFYGGDITKWKKLAHSLMLRLAMRLVKVDPSTAQQWALKALNGGVMESNDDIAYIQHQTGPWGGPAGLNTNANSEVLSVDNAKLAQTFVDWMKAHNDPRLPIIGAVIKDGQVITDPAVQKGMPSGYDANTIQNHPSWTGKLEDYSRVNPLLTDLDDPIFFVTYAQTALLRAEAAVRGWTSENAAALYAEGVRAAMKQLSLYDAGGAADISDAAIDAYLAANPLSSDPNEALQQINEQYWAATFLDGIEAWANWRRSGYPVLEPAPVDDPNPYPGNVTNGQIPRRLTYPVVEGVLNAANYQEALSRQGLRGDPSDMAVPVWWDRP, via the coding sequence ATGTATCGCAATAAAGCCATGAACCGCACGCGCCTGCTGAGATGGCAGGAAAGCCTGCTTTTCCTGCTCGTTGCCGCGCTCGTTGCCTCGTGCGATGCGCTGAGCGACTTCGGCAACATGAACGTCGATCCCACGCAGGCTTCCACCATCGACCCCGGCATGCAGTTCACAACCCTCCAGTTATCCGCTGCCGGAACGCGCTACGAAACCTGGCGGGTTAACCTGATTTACGCCTCCGGGATCGTCCAACATCTGACTCAGACCTGGTGGGCCGGCGACAAATACACCTTCAATGAAGACTGGGCCACCTCCTTCTGGCGCAAAACCTACGGCGGCGCCCTGGGCGTAACCTGGCGCGCCGACGTTAAAAACCTCGAAGATCTGCTGGCCCGCCTCCGCCAAATGAAAGAAGAAGGTGAACCGGTAGACAACAAGATTGCAGCCACCCGTATTCTGCGGGTCTACATTTACCATCGCGTCACCGACACCTACGGCGACACACCTTACTTCGAAGCGGGCAAAGGCTTCTTAGAAGGAAACTACACGCCCCGTTACGACCCACAGCAGGAAATCTACATGGACATGCTGAAAGAACTGGAAGAAGCTGTTGCCCAGTTCGATCCCAACCAGCCCACCTACGGAAGCGCTGACCTGTTCTACGGCGGCGACATTACCAAATGGAAGAAGCTCGCCCACTCGCTTATGCTGCGGCTGGCCATGCGGCTGGTGAAGGTCGATCCCTCCACTGCCCAGCAATGGGCACTCAAGGCCCTTAACGGGGGCGTGATGGAAAGCAATGACGACATCGCTTACATCCAGCATCAGACCGGTCCCTGGGGTGGTCCGGCAGGGCTCAACACAAACGCCAACAGCGAGGTGCTCTCTGTCGACAATGCCAAGCTGGCCCAGACGTTCGTCGACTGGATGAAGGCCCATAACGACCCGCGGCTCCCCATTATCGGGGCAGTGATCAAAGATGGCCAGGTCATTACCGATCCGGCCGTCCAGAAAGGAATGCCCAGCGGCTACGACGCCAACACAATCCAGAACCATCCGAGCTGGACCGGCAAGCTGGAGGACTATTCGCGGGTCAATCCCCTGCTGACTGACCTGGACGACCCTATCTTCTTTGTGACTTATGCGCAGACAGCCCTGCTGCGGGCTGAGGCGGCGGTCCGCGGCTGGACCAGCGAAAATGCCGCAGCATTGTATGCCGAAGGCGTCCGAGCTGCCATGAAACAACTGTCGCTCTATGATGCAGGGGGCGCCGCCGACATCAGCGACGCCGCCATCGATGCCTACCTGGCAGCCAACCCGCTCAGCAGTGATCCCAACGAGGCGCTGCAGCAGATCAATGAACAATACTGGGCCGCTACGTTTCTCGACGGCATCGAGGCCTGGGCCAACTGGCGCCGCAGCGGCTATCCGGTACTGGAGCCGGCCCCTGTTGATGATCCCAACCCGTATCCGGGCAACGTAACCAATGGGCAGATTCCCCGGCGACTGACGTACCCCGTCGTCGAAGGCGTCCTGAATGCTGCTAACTATCAGGAGGCCCTCAGTCGCCAGGGACTCCGGGGCGACCCTAGCGACATGGCTGTGCCCGTCTGGTGGGATCGACCGTAA